One Scleropages formosus chromosome 8, fSclFor1.1, whole genome shotgun sequence DNA window includes the following coding sequences:
- the LOC108935752 gene encoding A-kinase anchor protein 8-like isoform X2: MRCTTATVARGYPTPSAGGYSNWGHGNSSNRGPDSYGAHSDGGYRGGYGTSGSGLTKRGFSGGSVASPTGTNADVVIAKINQRLDMLTQMEGGMKRGSRGDRFDQYESFDSRPSLIQRDLYRSGNYGYSEGQRGGAGPGGGGYEGSSSYGSTKPQLVRQPRDSFPGPAWAGQPSPGGRVRGPGGPGFGRWQEPSMGGGPGSHFPGGRGKPPSLLSHHVYPEMGVYRQGPGPQDIPGIGHFGGGAWAGHQRGRKRPVNRVKPEKDVRKKRRLSPSAADEPDPKTSQAETGDGEPTNEVKEPGEKAEESKASQEGMVAVEGDALMTQDDTTQVKKNLEGQQQQPLAQDKVPKQRKRNTRFLERSGVIFNAQRMMFACSVCKYRSFYKDDMDTHLESRFHKEQFKFLSSKLSKPTTDFLQEYLNDKYKKTELRRNHIDDINAAICQMYEEQDLTRDLGMEHFMRKVEAAHCAACNLFIPMQHHLIQRHLRSPDHNFNRRGMMEQSKRASLSVARSILNHKVISRKLELFLKGENPFNTNPDDQDLDNSLMVDVPESDLVNDGHGEENQGTEEANVCPSEELGTHGIEEKAEKEEGVDSQGAAEKESLLEELGSGNGEEEGVNVVEGEEGDVDTVA; encoded by the exons ATGAGATGTACAACGGCAACTGTAGCCCGAGGTTACCCGACCCCTTCTGCTGGag GTTATTCAAATTGGGGCCATGGAAACTCCTCCAACAGGG GCCCAGATAGCTATGGGGCACACAGCGATGGAGGGTACAGGGGTGGCTACGGGACCAGCGGCTCAGGCTTGACAAAGAGGGGTTTCTCTGGAGGGTCTGTGGCCTCTCCTACGGGTACAAACGCCGATGTTGTCATCGCCAAGATCAACCAGCGACTGGACATGCTGACCCAGATGGAAGGGGGCATGAAGAGAGGAAGCCGAGGTGATAG GTTTGACCAATACGAGTCCTTCGACTCGCGTCCCTCCTTAATCCAGCGTGATCTCTACAGATCCGGTAACTATGGTTACAGTGAGGGCCAGCGGGGGGGCGCAGGCCCCGGGGGAGGCGGCTATGAAGGTTCCTCCTCCTATGGATCCACCAAGCCTCAGCTGGTGCGGCAGCCACGTGACTCATTCCCTGGCCCAGCTTGGGCAGGGCAACCCAGCCCAGGGGGCAGGGTAAGGGGACCAGGTGGTCCCGGGTTTGGGCGCTGGCAAGAACCCTCGATGGGCGGAGGCCCAGGGAGCCATTTCCCTGGCGGTCGGGGCAAGCCCCCGTCACTCCTGTCCCATCACGTGTACCCAGAGATGGGTGTGTACCGGCAGGGTCCTGGCCCACAGGACATCCCCGGCATCGGCCACTTTGGAGGGGGTGCCTGGGCGGGGCACCAGCGCGGGCGCAAGAGACCCGTCAATCGA GTTAAGCCAGAGAAGGATGTGAGGAAGAAGCGGAGGCTCTCGCCATCTGCTGCAGATGAGCCAGATCCTAAAACAAGCCAAGCTGAGACAGGCGACGGAGAGCCCACCAATG AGGTAAAGGAACCTGGTGagaaagcagaagaaagcaAGGCATCCCAG GAGGGCATGGTAGCAGTGGAGGGAGATG CCCTGATGACGCAGGACGATACCACACAGGTGAAGAAGAACTTGGAAGgccagcaacagcagccactcGCCCAGGACAAAGTGCCCAAGCAGAGAAAGAGGAACACTCGCTTTCTGGAGAGATCAGGGGTCATATTTAATGCTCAGAG GATGATGTTTGCCTGTTCAGTGTGCAAGTATCGCTCCTTCTACAAGGATGACATGGACACCCACTTGGAGAGCAGATTCCACAAAGAGCAGTTCAAGTTCCTGTCCAGCAAACTGTCCAAGCCCACTACGGATTTTCTGCAA GAGTACCTGAATGACAAGTATAAGAAGACAGAGTTGAGGAGGAACCACATAGATGACATAAACGCAGCTATCTGCCAGATGTACGAAGAGCAAGATCTGACTAGAG ATCTCGGCATGGAGCACTTCATGAGGAAGGTGGAGGCagcccactgtgctgcctgcaaCCTCTTCATACCCATGCAGCACCACCTTATCCAGAGACACCTCCGGTCTCCTGACCACAACTTTAACCGCAGG GGCATGATGGAGCAGTCAAAACGAGCCAGCCTGTCTGTGGCGCGCAGCATTCTCAATCACAAGGTCATCAGTAGGAAGCTTGAGCTCTTCCTCAAG GGTGAGAACCCTTTTAACACCAACCCTGATGACCAGGACCTAGACAATTCCCTAATGGTGGATGTGCCGGAATCAGATCTGGTTAATGATGGCCATGGGGAGGAGAATCAGGGCACAGAAGAAGCAAATGTCTGTCCTTCTGAGGAGTTGGGGACACATGGAATAGAAGAAAAGGCAGAGAAGGAAGAAGGAGTGGACTCACAAGGAGCAGCCGAAAAGGAAAGCCTGCTTGAGGAGCTGGGGTCAGGGAACGGAGAAGAAGAGGGAGTGAATGTTGTGGAAGGGGAGGAAGGAGATGTAGACACAGTAGCGTAA
- the pet100 gene encoding protein PET100 homolog, mitochondrial produces MGVKIEIFRMMLYLSFPVAMFWISNQPEYFEEYVVKRKREICPPDEDIRRKELEDFKERMRELREQRLLKQAGLASKE; encoded by the exons ATGGGAGTCAAGATAGAAATTTTCCGG ATGATGCTGTACCTTTCCTTCCCTGTGGCCATGTTCTGGATCTCAAATCAGCCAGAGTACTTTGAGGAGTATGTGGTGAAGAGAAAG AGGGAGATCTGCCCCCCCGATGAGGATATACGG AGAAAAGAGTTGGAGGACTTCAAAGAGCGCATGAGGGAGCTTCGGGAGCAACGACTGCTGAAACAGGCTGGGCTAGCATCAAAagagtga
- the LOC108935752 gene encoding A-kinase anchor protein 8-like isoform X3, producing the protein MDGRGFGAGYSNWGHGNSSNRGPDSYGAHSDGGYRGGYGTSGSGLTKRGFSGGSVASPTGTNADVVIAKINQRLDMLTQMEGGMKRGSRGDRFDQYESFDSRPSLIQRDLYRSGNYGYSEGQRGGAGPGGGGYEGSSSYGSTKPQLVRQPRDSFPGPAWAGQPSPGGRVRGPGGPGFGRWQEPSMGGGPGSHFPGGRGKPPSLLSHHVYPEMGVYRQGPGPQDIPGIGHFGGGAWAGHQRGRKRPVNRQVKPEKDVRKKRRLSPSAADEPDPKTSQAETGDGEPTNEVKEPGEKAEESKASQEGMVAVEGDALMTQDDTTQVKKNLEGQQQQPLAQDKVPKQRKRNTRFLERSGVIFNAQRMMFACSVCKYRSFYKDDMDTHLESRFHKEQFKFLSSKLSKPTTDFLQEYLNDKYKKTELRRNHIDDINAAICQMYEEQDLTRDLGMEHFMRKVEAAHCAACNLFIPMQHHLIQRHLRSPDHNFNRRGMMEQSKRASLSVARSILNHKVISRKLELFLKGENPFNTNPDDQDLDNSLMVDVPESDLVNDGHGEENQGTEEANVCPSEELGTHGIEEKAEKEEGVDSQGAAEKESLLEELGSGNGEEEGVNVVEGEEGDVDTVA; encoded by the exons ATGGACGGCCGGGGCTTTGGTGCAG GTTATTCAAATTGGGGCCATGGAAACTCCTCCAACAGGG GCCCAGATAGCTATGGGGCACACAGCGATGGAGGGTACAGGGGTGGCTACGGGACCAGCGGCTCAGGCTTGACAAAGAGGGGTTTCTCTGGAGGGTCTGTGGCCTCTCCTACGGGTACAAACGCCGATGTTGTCATCGCCAAGATCAACCAGCGACTGGACATGCTGACCCAGATGGAAGGGGGCATGAAGAGAGGAAGCCGAGGTGATAG GTTTGACCAATACGAGTCCTTCGACTCGCGTCCCTCCTTAATCCAGCGTGATCTCTACAGATCCGGTAACTATGGTTACAGTGAGGGCCAGCGGGGGGGCGCAGGCCCCGGGGGAGGCGGCTATGAAGGTTCCTCCTCCTATGGATCCACCAAGCCTCAGCTGGTGCGGCAGCCACGTGACTCATTCCCTGGCCCAGCTTGGGCAGGGCAACCCAGCCCAGGGGGCAGGGTAAGGGGACCAGGTGGTCCCGGGTTTGGGCGCTGGCAAGAACCCTCGATGGGCGGAGGCCCAGGGAGCCATTTCCCTGGCGGTCGGGGCAAGCCCCCGTCACTCCTGTCCCATCACGTGTACCCAGAGATGGGTGTGTACCGGCAGGGTCCTGGCCCACAGGACATCCCCGGCATCGGCCACTTTGGAGGGGGTGCCTGGGCGGGGCACCAGCGCGGGCGCAAGAGACCCGTCAATCGA CAGGTTAAGCCAGAGAAGGATGTGAGGAAGAAGCGGAGGCTCTCGCCATCTGCTGCAGATGAGCCAGATCCTAAAACAAGCCAAGCTGAGACAGGCGACGGAGAGCCCACCAATG AGGTAAAGGAACCTGGTGagaaagcagaagaaagcaAGGCATCCCAG GAGGGCATGGTAGCAGTGGAGGGAGATG CCCTGATGACGCAGGACGATACCACACAGGTGAAGAAGAACTTGGAAGgccagcaacagcagccactcGCCCAGGACAAAGTGCCCAAGCAGAGAAAGAGGAACACTCGCTTTCTGGAGAGATCAGGGGTCATATTTAATGCTCAGAG GATGATGTTTGCCTGTTCAGTGTGCAAGTATCGCTCCTTCTACAAGGATGACATGGACACCCACTTGGAGAGCAGATTCCACAAAGAGCAGTTCAAGTTCCTGTCCAGCAAACTGTCCAAGCCCACTACGGATTTTCTGCAA GAGTACCTGAATGACAAGTATAAGAAGACAGAGTTGAGGAGGAACCACATAGATGACATAAACGCAGCTATCTGCCAGATGTACGAAGAGCAAGATCTGACTAGAG ATCTCGGCATGGAGCACTTCATGAGGAAGGTGGAGGCagcccactgtgctgcctgcaaCCTCTTCATACCCATGCAGCACCACCTTATCCAGAGACACCTCCGGTCTCCTGACCACAACTTTAACCGCAGG GGCATGATGGAGCAGTCAAAACGAGCCAGCCTGTCTGTGGCGCGCAGCATTCTCAATCACAAGGTCATCAGTAGGAAGCTTGAGCTCTTCCTCAAG GGTGAGAACCCTTTTAACACCAACCCTGATGACCAGGACCTAGACAATTCCCTAATGGTGGATGTGCCGGAATCAGATCTGGTTAATGATGGCCATGGGGAGGAGAATCAGGGCACAGAAGAAGCAAATGTCTGTCCTTCTGAGGAGTTGGGGACACATGGAATAGAAGAAAAGGCAGAGAAGGAAGAAGGAGTGGACTCACAAGGAGCAGCCGAAAAGGAAAGCCTGCTTGAGGAGCTGGGGTCAGGGAACGGAGAAGAAGAGGGAGTGAATGTTGTGGAAGGGGAGGAAGGAGATGTAGACACAGTAGCGTAA
- the LOC108935752 gene encoding A-kinase anchor protein 8-like isoform X1, with product MRCTTATVARGYPTPSAGGYSNWGHGNSSNRGPDSYGAHSDGGYRGGYGTSGSGLTKRGFSGGSVASPTGTNADVVIAKINQRLDMLTQMEGGMKRGSRGDRFDQYESFDSRPSLIQRDLYRSGNYGYSEGQRGGAGPGGGGYEGSSSYGSTKPQLVRQPRDSFPGPAWAGQPSPGGRVRGPGGPGFGRWQEPSMGGGPGSHFPGGRGKPPSLLSHHVYPEMGVYRQGPGPQDIPGIGHFGGGAWAGHQRGRKRPVNRQVKPEKDVRKKRRLSPSAADEPDPKTSQAETGDGEPTNEVKEPGEKAEESKASQEGMVAVEGDALMTQDDTTQVKKNLEGQQQQPLAQDKVPKQRKRNTRFLERSGVIFNAQRMMFACSVCKYRSFYKDDMDTHLESRFHKEQFKFLSSKLSKPTTDFLQEYLNDKYKKTELRRNHIDDINAAICQMYEEQDLTRDLGMEHFMRKVEAAHCAACNLFIPMQHHLIQRHLRSPDHNFNRRGMMEQSKRASLSVARSILNHKVISRKLELFLKGENPFNTNPDDQDLDNSLMVDVPESDLVNDGHGEENQGTEEANVCPSEELGTHGIEEKAEKEEGVDSQGAAEKESLLEELGSGNGEEEGVNVVEGEEGDVDTVA from the exons ATGAGATGTACAACGGCAACTGTAGCCCGAGGTTACCCGACCCCTTCTGCTGGag GTTATTCAAATTGGGGCCATGGAAACTCCTCCAACAGGG GCCCAGATAGCTATGGGGCACACAGCGATGGAGGGTACAGGGGTGGCTACGGGACCAGCGGCTCAGGCTTGACAAAGAGGGGTTTCTCTGGAGGGTCTGTGGCCTCTCCTACGGGTACAAACGCCGATGTTGTCATCGCCAAGATCAACCAGCGACTGGACATGCTGACCCAGATGGAAGGGGGCATGAAGAGAGGAAGCCGAGGTGATAG GTTTGACCAATACGAGTCCTTCGACTCGCGTCCCTCCTTAATCCAGCGTGATCTCTACAGATCCGGTAACTATGGTTACAGTGAGGGCCAGCGGGGGGGCGCAGGCCCCGGGGGAGGCGGCTATGAAGGTTCCTCCTCCTATGGATCCACCAAGCCTCAGCTGGTGCGGCAGCCACGTGACTCATTCCCTGGCCCAGCTTGGGCAGGGCAACCCAGCCCAGGGGGCAGGGTAAGGGGACCAGGTGGTCCCGGGTTTGGGCGCTGGCAAGAACCCTCGATGGGCGGAGGCCCAGGGAGCCATTTCCCTGGCGGTCGGGGCAAGCCCCCGTCACTCCTGTCCCATCACGTGTACCCAGAGATGGGTGTGTACCGGCAGGGTCCTGGCCCACAGGACATCCCCGGCATCGGCCACTTTGGAGGGGGTGCCTGGGCGGGGCACCAGCGCGGGCGCAAGAGACCCGTCAATCGA CAGGTTAAGCCAGAGAAGGATGTGAGGAAGAAGCGGAGGCTCTCGCCATCTGCTGCAGATGAGCCAGATCCTAAAACAAGCCAAGCTGAGACAGGCGACGGAGAGCCCACCAATG AGGTAAAGGAACCTGGTGagaaagcagaagaaagcaAGGCATCCCAG GAGGGCATGGTAGCAGTGGAGGGAGATG CCCTGATGACGCAGGACGATACCACACAGGTGAAGAAGAACTTGGAAGgccagcaacagcagccactcGCCCAGGACAAAGTGCCCAAGCAGAGAAAGAGGAACACTCGCTTTCTGGAGAGATCAGGGGTCATATTTAATGCTCAGAG GATGATGTTTGCCTGTTCAGTGTGCAAGTATCGCTCCTTCTACAAGGATGACATGGACACCCACTTGGAGAGCAGATTCCACAAAGAGCAGTTCAAGTTCCTGTCCAGCAAACTGTCCAAGCCCACTACGGATTTTCTGCAA GAGTACCTGAATGACAAGTATAAGAAGACAGAGTTGAGGAGGAACCACATAGATGACATAAACGCAGCTATCTGCCAGATGTACGAAGAGCAAGATCTGACTAGAG ATCTCGGCATGGAGCACTTCATGAGGAAGGTGGAGGCagcccactgtgctgcctgcaaCCTCTTCATACCCATGCAGCACCACCTTATCCAGAGACACCTCCGGTCTCCTGACCACAACTTTAACCGCAGG GGCATGATGGAGCAGTCAAAACGAGCCAGCCTGTCTGTGGCGCGCAGCATTCTCAATCACAAGGTCATCAGTAGGAAGCTTGAGCTCTTCCTCAAG GGTGAGAACCCTTTTAACACCAACCCTGATGACCAGGACCTAGACAATTCCCTAATGGTGGATGTGCCGGAATCAGATCTGGTTAATGATGGCCATGGGGAGGAGAATCAGGGCACAGAAGAAGCAAATGTCTGTCCTTCTGAGGAGTTGGGGACACATGGAATAGAAGAAAAGGCAGAGAAGGAAGAAGGAGTGGACTCACAAGGAGCAGCCGAAAAGGAAAGCCTGCTTGAGGAGCTGGGGTCAGGGAACGGAGAAGAAGAGGGAGTGAATGTTGTGGAAGGGGAGGAAGGAGATGTAGACACAGTAGCGTAA